Proteins found in one Quercus robur chromosome 2, dhQueRobu3.1, whole genome shotgun sequence genomic segment:
- the LOC126701566 gene encoding uncharacterized protein LOC126701566 yields MAIHSQNEALMCKVFQSSLGPVAMRWFNSLKANFIGSYKQLTQAFCSRFITNSRVPRPLSSLLSLSMHEGETLKAYSDRYWEMCNEMDENHDNVAINMFKSGLPTEHGLRKSLTGKLVTSVHQLMDRIDKYKKVEEDQLQGKGKEKIVPPKGNDYRSERYNNSQPRRDFSRQAGQTNMQMVNSVFREPVQQVLEKVKNEPFFRWLGKMAGDPSKRNQNLYCHYQQDHGHTTEDCRNLWNHLDQLVQEGKLRHLLHLSSGHLGQAIQEPRKDVSLRPPTRTIHVILAAPGRTGFFPSRVLSVARLPAEDRVRESKRSKKGNSLILGFSNEDKRGTIQPHDDTLVVTLRIGGFDVKRVQIDPRSAVEVMYPDLYKGLDLRPKDLTAYDSPLISFKRKTVVPKGQIRLPIQTGSEVVEVDFIVVDAYSPYTAIVARPWLYALEAVSSTLHQKVKYPSGGRVKEIRGDQAMAKQCMVAAISHRSSAESLASENL; encoded by the coding sequence ATGGCTATCCACTCCCAGAatgaggctttgatgtgcaaagtttttcagtccAGCCTGGGGCcagtggcgatgagatggttcaacagctTGAAGGCAAATTTCATAGgttcctacaagcagctcactcaggccTTTTGCTCTCGCTTTATTACGAAtagcagagtccctcgacccctaaGTTCGTTGTTATCCTTATCTATGCACGAGGGAGAAACCCTAAAGGCGtattcggataggtattgggagatgtGTAACGAGATGGATGAAAACCACGATAATGTCGCCATCAACATGTTCAAAAGtggtctccccaccgagcacGGCTTAAGAAAATCTCTAACTGGTAAACTCGTCACCAGCGTTCATCAattgatggataggattgatAAGTATAAAAAGGTGGAAGAAGACCAACTacaagggaaaggaaaggagaagatcgTTCCCCCCAAAGGGAATGATTACAGATCGGAACGATACAACAATAGCCAGCCGAGAAGGGATTTTTCGAGACAGGCTGGACAAACCAACATGCAAATGGTTAATTCCGTATTcagagagccagtacaacaAGTTCTGGAGAAAGTCAAGAACGAACCTTTCTTCAGATGGCTAGGTAAAATGGCTGGAGACCCCTCGAAGCGCAATCAGAACCTGTATTGTCATTATCAACAAGACCACGGACATACCACTGAagattgcaggaatctatggaatcacctagatcagctGGTCCAAGAAGGAAAGTTACGTCATCTTTTACACCTCTCGAGCGGTCATCTAGGCCAAGCAATACAAGAGCCTCGGAAGGACGTATCTTTGAGACCTCCCACaaggacgatacatgtcatcctcgccgcCCCAGGAAGAACCGGATTTTTTCCTTCTAGGGTGTTGTCCGTGGCTCGGCTTCCCGCCGAGGACAGGGTAAGGGAGTCTAAAAGATCTAAAAAGGGAAACTCATTGATATTGGGGTTCTCGAACGAGGATAAGAGgggaactatccaacctcacgacgatacTTTAGTGGTTACATTGAGGATCGGAGGTTTCGACGTAAAGAGGGTACAAATAGATCCGAGAAGTGCAGTGGAAGTAATGTATCCTGATCTGTACAAGGGGCTGGACTTAAGGCCTAAGGATTTAACGGCTTATGACTCTCCCCTTATAAGTTTCAAGAGGAAGACTGTTGTACCAAAAGGGCAAATCAGATTACCCATACAGACCGGatcagaggtggtggaggtagattttatcgtggtcgatgcCTACTCGCCCTACACAGCAATAGTAGCCAGACCGTGGCTCTATGCCCTGGAGGCCGTATCTTctacacttcaccaaaaagtaaaatacccatccggAGGCCGAGTAAAAGAAATTCGTGGAGATCAAGCCATGGCTAAGCAATGCatggtggccgccatctcaCATCGGTCCAGTGCTGAGTCCTTGGCTTCTGAGAATTTATAG